One Bdellovibrio bacteriovorus str. Tiberius DNA segment encodes these proteins:
- a CDS encoding ABC transporter ATP-binding protein yields MIEVKDLTKDYGPRRAIDKLNFSISKGDVVGFLGPNGAGKSTTMKIITGFMAPSHGNASVAGFDVFENPLEVKKRIGYLPEIPPVYADMFVRDYLRYVAALKQVPKEKIETCVNNAIEKTNLGDVQKRLIHHLSKGFKQRVGIAQAIVSDPEVLILDEPTVGLDPKQVAEIRELIKALKGQHTIILSTHILPEVEATCEKVIIINKGKIVAEDSIQNLAALDKGQVRLHVRLRKDVEDMKKVLSCVGAVTGVQLGASRKEWNIDLKGGEEAVENVSSQLVTGGYGLLELSPAKRDLEDVFLKLTYGQQDRGGEA; encoded by the coding sequence GTGATTGAAGTCAAAGATCTCACCAAAGATTATGGTCCCCGACGGGCCATCGACAAACTGAACTTCTCCATTTCCAAGGGTGATGTTGTGGGCTTTTTGGGTCCCAACGGAGCTGGTAAATCCACGACAATGAAAATCATCACAGGCTTCATGGCTCCAAGTCATGGCAATGCCTCTGTCGCGGGATTTGATGTTTTTGAAAATCCTTTGGAAGTCAAAAAACGCATCGGTTATCTGCCCGAGATTCCGCCGGTCTATGCTGACATGTTCGTGCGCGATTATCTGCGCTATGTTGCGGCCCTGAAGCAAGTGCCTAAAGAAAAGATCGAAACGTGTGTCAACAACGCCATTGAAAAAACCAATCTGGGCGATGTGCAAAAACGTCTGATCCATCATCTGTCCAAGGGCTTCAAGCAGCGCGTGGGCATTGCGCAGGCGATTGTGTCTGATCCGGAAGTTCTGATTCTGGATGAACCGACCGTGGGTCTGGATCCCAAACAAGTGGCCGAGATCCGTGAATTGATCAAAGCCCTGAAAGGCCAGCACACCATCATCCTTTCGACCCACATCCTGCCGGAAGTGGAAGCGACTTGCGAAAAAGTGATCATCATCAATAAAGGCAAGATCGTGGCGGAAGACAGCATTCAAAACCTGGCGGCCTTGGATAAAGGCCAGGTGCGCCTGCACGTGCGCCTGCGCAAGGACGTGGAAGACATGAAGAAGGTTCTTTCCTGCGTCGGTGCCGTAACCGGCGTTCAATTGGGTGCTTCCCGCAAGGAATGGAACATTGATCTTAAGGGCGGCGAAGAGGCCGTTGAAAACGTATCGTCCCAACTGGTGACCGGCGGTTACGGTTTGCTGGAACTGAGCCCGGCCAAACGTGATCTGGAAGATGTCTTCCTGAAACTCACATATGGTCAGCAGGATCGTGGAGGTGAAGCATGA
- a CDS encoding GHMP family kinase ATP-binding protein, translated as MQKIVVKSPTRVDLAGGTLDLWPLYLFINGASTVNVAIDIYTVAELTPHDDSTIVLESADLKLRKAYSNLQEALADADPQMILLQTQLRYWMPQKGFTLKTSSQSPVGGGLGGSSSLTISLMKAFAQFCGKPFKDVHNMVHVAHNIEAEILNTPTGTQDYYPAASGGINVLHYSYDGIEQKVLPVSHTPLAEKFMLVYTGKAHHSGLNNFEVMKDSVIKDARTLQALRDLKGIAIETEHAIRAGNWKDLGGLFKREFEARVRLAPEFSSPEIYKLAEVSLQNGAEAVKICGAGGGGCVLVWCPPDKREGVANACQKAGFQVMDAKPVDPL; from the coding sequence ATGCAGAAGATTGTAGTTAAATCTCCGACACGTGTGGATTTGGCTGGGGGCACATTGGATTTGTGGCCCCTTTATTTGTTTATCAATGGAGCTTCCACCGTCAATGTGGCTATTGATATCTACACTGTTGCGGAACTGACTCCGCATGATGATTCCACCATTGTACTGGAATCCGCAGATTTGAAATTGCGCAAGGCCTACAGCAACCTGCAAGAGGCCTTGGCGGATGCGGATCCTCAGATGATTCTGCTGCAAACCCAGCTGCGTTACTGGATGCCGCAAAAAGGTTTCACTTTAAAGACGTCTTCGCAAAGCCCGGTGGGCGGGGGATTGGGCGGAAGCTCCAGTCTGACAATCAGCCTTATGAAAGCTTTTGCGCAGTTCTGTGGAAAGCCATTCAAAGATGTGCACAACATGGTTCATGTAGCCCACAATATCGAGGCTGAGATTTTGAACACTCCAACAGGGACCCAGGATTATTATCCGGCGGCTTCCGGTGGGATCAATGTCCTGCACTATAGCTATGACGGCATCGAACAAAAGGTTCTGCCAGTGTCACACACGCCGCTGGCTGAAAAGTTCATGCTGGTCTATACCGGTAAGGCCCATCATTCCGGTCTTAACAACTTTGAGGTGATGAAGGATTCCGTTATCAAGGATGCGCGAACATTACAGGCCCTGCGTGATCTCAAAGGTATTGCTATTGAGACCGAGCATGCCATCCGCGCCGGCAACTGGAAAGACCTGGGAGGGTTGTTTAAACGCGAATTTGAAGCCCGTGTCCGCTTGGCCCCGGAATTTTCAAGTCCTGAGATCTACAAGCTTGCGGAAGTCTCTTTGCAGAATGGGGCAGAGGCTGTTAAAATTTGTGGAGCTGGGGGCGGTGGCTGTGTGCTGGTTTGGTGTCCTCCGGATAAACGTGAGGGAGTAGCCAACGCATGCCAAAAAGCCGGCTTCCAGGTGATGGACGCAAAACCCGTCGATCCCCTGTAA
- a CDS encoding GldG family protein: protein MSKLSKISFLFAGFSLVAMSITRYLLGDWVPFCWLALGLAVVFVLVGLIKDRAFFKEFFTMKTTKEGMSMGMLILLLLAVLGAVNYIGARHTKTWDFSSARVNTLSEQSIQLVKNLDSDLKVYFFYKKGVEGNEENRRLFRELIKKYQDHSSKVQLDFVEVNERPDLAQEYGIDKGSGVVFLDYKGRRNRIEKIDEQDFTSALVKVTREKNKTVYFTVGHGEKALSENKEGLGLGSLKSLLENNRYTVKELSLIQNAKIPDDADVIVVAGPVQGFQAFEIEALEGYLKNGGSLFLAIESQNTAGLEKLVAKMGVQFENNYILNQVETVMGKGINQGPTMGVIFSMNNKITKPFGRSEVTLFRYPQSLKKVDIVKGVVVDELVSTAPNAMAFPSMQIRGEGPENTYALVDEVSGKWAGDENAKDFAAIIAGDVDFLTNQMLYQNLNRDLVLNSIAALAKEENLISITPKEPLATQMIMTETKFGLFLFAFIIPLPILLLGTSIGLWLRRRNA, encoded by the coding sequence ATGAGTAAATTGAGCAAAATTTCTTTCCTGTTCGCTGGGTTTTCTTTGGTCGCCATGTCCATCACTCGTTACCTTTTGGGTGACTGGGTTCCGTTCTGCTGGCTGGCTTTGGGCCTGGCGGTGGTGTTTGTTCTGGTCGGGCTTATCAAGGACCGTGCATTCTTTAAAGAGTTCTTCACCATGAAGACGACCAAAGAAGGCATGAGCATGGGGATGCTGATCCTTTTGTTGCTGGCAGTGCTGGGGGCGGTGAACTATATCGGCGCCCGTCATACCAAGACCTGGGATTTTTCTTCCGCACGAGTGAACACTTTGTCTGAACAGTCTATCCAGCTGGTGAAAAATCTGGATTCAGATCTGAAAGTTTATTTCTTCTATAAAAAAGGCGTGGAAGGCAACGAAGAAAACCGTCGTCTGTTCCGCGAGCTGATCAAAAAGTACCAGGATCACAGCAGCAAAGTGCAGCTGGATTTCGTGGAAGTGAATGAACGTCCGGATCTGGCGCAAGAGTACGGCATCGACAAGGGCAGTGGGGTGGTGTTCCTGGATTACAAAGGCCGCCGCAACCGTATCGAAAAAATCGACGAGCAGGATTTCACTAGTGCTTTGGTGAAAGTGACGCGTGAAAAGAACAAGACAGTTTACTTCACCGTAGGGCACGGTGAAAAAGCCCTGAGCGAAAACAAAGAAGGTCTGGGACTGGGTTCTTTGAAGTCGTTGCTTGAAAACAACCGTTACACCGTAAAAGAACTTTCCCTGATCCAAAATGCCAAGATTCCTGACGATGCGGATGTGATCGTGGTGGCGGGCCCGGTTCAGGGCTTCCAGGCTTTTGAGATTGAGGCTTTGGAAGGTTACCTGAAAAACGGCGGCAGTCTGTTCCTAGCGATAGAGTCCCAGAATACGGCGGGTCTTGAAAAGCTGGTTGCCAAGATGGGTGTGCAGTTTGAAAACAACTACATCCTGAATCAGGTTGAAACCGTCATGGGTAAAGGCATCAATCAGGGGCCGACCATGGGTGTGATCTTCTCGATGAACAACAAGATCACAAAACCTTTCGGCCGTTCAGAAGTGACTTTGTTCCGTTATCCGCAGTCTTTGAAAAAAGTGGACATCGTCAAAGGCGTGGTCGTGGATGAGCTGGTTTCCACCGCTCCGAACGCGATGGCGTTTCCGTCCATGCAGATCCGCGGCGAAGGGCCTGAGAACACTTACGCGCTAGTGGATGAAGTCAGCGGTAAATGGGCTGGTGATGAAAATGCCAAGGACTTTGCCGCGATCATCGCCGGGGATGTGGATTTCCTGACGAACCAAATGCTGTATCAGAACCTGAACCGTGATCTAGTGCTGAATTCCATTGCCGCCCTGGCCAAAGAGGAAAACCTGATCAGCATCACGCCGAAAGAGCCTTTGGCGACACAAATGATCATGACAGAAACCAAGTTTGGTCTTTTCTTGTTTGCTTTCATCATCCCACTTCCTATTCTTTTGTTGGGCACCAGCATCGGTCTGTGGCTTAGAAGGAGAAATGCGTAA
- a CDS encoding DUF429 domain-containing protein, which yields MPKSRLPGDGRKTRRSPVKKKTTKKTAVKKTAASATHAGDVHRFIGLSLGGGKTDKACLAVLEYYPKHKKIFLSRLVEKIKSDEVHSADFKIQEVIRQYHNEIDLIAFDVPFNLPVCLQSDDCCTSIEDCKKPHVKWMWDYTRKLHKKKKPRKLFTPYTQRCVEMYVSSELEEPFILQHAMGANTAPLLARAMYLKRGLKAKCIEVFPKLSVWRLGRSLNVMKSHLRFHKHAIGGDESRREILHALSAHNVAFVYDQDVKLMIENNHAFEAFICALTAFLSFKGGTEPRPDGFPSNEDWIEFPRLNARWDGF from the coding sequence ATGCCAAAAAGCCGGCTTCCAGGTGATGGACGCAAAACCCGTCGATCCCCTGTAAAGAAAAAGACGACGAAGAAGACCGCAGTTAAAAAAACTGCGGCTTCGGCGACGCATGCCGGAGATGTTCATCGTTTCATCGGTCTGTCCCTGGGGGGCGGTAAAACCGACAAGGCCTGTCTGGCCGTTCTGGAATACTATCCCAAACATAAAAAAATCTTTCTGTCGCGCTTGGTGGAAAAAATCAAGAGCGACGAAGTTCATTCCGCTGATTTCAAAATTCAGGAAGTCATCCGTCAGTATCACAACGAAATTGATCTGATTGCGTTTGATGTGCCATTCAATTTGCCGGTGTGTCTGCAATCGGATGATTGCTGCACCAGTATCGAGGATTGTAAAAAGCCCCACGTTAAATGGATGTGGGATTACACCCGCAAATTGCACAAGAAGAAAAAACCGCGCAAGCTTTTCACTCCGTATACTCAGCGCTGTGTGGAGATGTATGTGTCTTCCGAACTGGAAGAACCTTTCATTCTTCAGCACGCGATGGGGGCGAACACCGCACCCTTGTTGGCGCGGGCGATGTACTTGAAGCGCGGGTTGAAAGCCAAATGCATCGAGGTCTTTCCGAAGCTTTCTGTATGGCGACTGGGGCGGTCCTTGAACGTGATGAAAAGTCACCTGCGCTTTCATAAGCACGCCATCGGAGGGGATGAAAGTCGGCGCGAGATACTGCACGCCTTAAGCGCTCATAATGTCGCGTTCGTCTATGATCAGGACGTAAAACTGATGATTGAAAACAATCACGCCTTCGAAGCCTTTATATGTGCTTTGACGGCCTTCCTAAGTTTCAAGGGCGGCACCGAGCCTCGCCCAGATGGGTTTCCTTCCAACGAAGACTGGATTGAATTCCCACGTCTGAATGCGCGTTGGGACGGATTCTAA
- a CDS encoding DUF4340 domain-containing protein, producing MKLKGRSILVICLLVFGGYAVYDFFHEKKMEEKRSMDARLMTVNFEQVDWVQVEKGDQKITLKRTVDGWNMEEPLKDLADNTAVDDFVKGAFPERVIETAAEGDSINWAVYGLDKPAGKVTFKTTAGAQNVFEISEKRNFEDNVFARRDGENKVLVVNSIWQSRVSKGVMDFRERRFLRHKIASVDEIRLKNQMGSLEIRRVEGQWVAPAQKDLKLDQNKVREFLTAMADAKASAIVEGKLPALKNLFVMDLKIADKKWKAEVGQAQDLGIFAKVSEPAQSMKMEPGALDRFIKVTLADLREVSEQKQPKKSEAEESQAMMAEQKEK from the coding sequence ATGAAACTTAAAGGGCGTTCAATTCTTGTCATCTGTCTGCTGGTTTTTGGTGGTTATGCGGTTTACGACTTCTTCCACGAAAAAAAGATGGAAGAAAAGCGTTCCATGGACGCGCGCCTGATGACCGTGAACTTTGAACAAGTGGACTGGGTTCAGGTCGAAAAAGGGGATCAGAAGATCACCCTGAAACGCACCGTGGATGGCTGGAATATGGAAGAGCCCTTGAAGGATCTGGCCGACAACACCGCAGTGGATGACTTTGTCAAAGGTGCATTCCCAGAGCGTGTCATTGAAACAGCCGCTGAAGGTGACAGCATCAACTGGGCGGTCTATGGGTTGGATAAACCCGCGGGCAAAGTGACTTTCAAGACGACAGCCGGTGCTCAAAACGTTTTTGAGATTTCTGAAAAGCGCAATTTTGAAGACAACGTGTTTGCCCGCCGTGATGGTGAAAACAAGGTTCTGGTCGTGAACTCGATCTGGCAAAGTCGTGTCAGCAAAGGTGTTATGGATTTCCGCGAACGCCGTTTCCTGCGCCATAAAATTGCCAGTGTGGATGAAATTCGTCTGAAAAACCAGATGGGATCTTTGGAGATCCGCCGCGTGGAAGGCCAGTGGGTGGCCCCAGCCCAGAAGGATCTGAAACTGGATCAGAACAAGGTGCGTGAATTCCTGACGGCCATGGCGGATGCAAAAGCCTCTGCAATCGTGGAAGGCAAGTTGCCAGCTCTTAAGAATTTGTTTGTGATGGATTTGAAGATCGCCGACAAAAAATGGAAGGCTGAAGTGGGGCAGGCTCAGGATTTGGGTATTTTTGCCAAAGTTTCAGAACCTGCTCAATCCATGAAGATGGAGCCGGGTGCCCTGGATCGTTTTATCAAAGTCACTTTGGCTGACTTGCGTGAAGTGTCCGAGCAGAAGCAACCTAAAAAAAGTGAAGCAGAAGAATCGCAGGCCATGATGGCCGAGCAGAAAGAAAAGTAA
- a CDS encoding DUF814 domain-containing protein, with product MKALTQQELQHFVSYFAPILDGAQLQDVLANDRGLALGFHLRGTMYWMILDLVPNTPMLLLFEDQCPFKKGPKTKPVSLFLNSHGRNLYVTSMTVQEAFGRVVSLQLKNASMDCELEIRLIPKQCNLIVKAHGKQVAWDRPLDLSQAPVVENPPEPRDLTAIHEEWLAEQSGGKKPTNLDPVAQWEKQKQKDLEKKRKALSEIQKQIESDRELLWYEAGQYLKTHGTLDVPEDLQSCVDRKQSLSWNIEHCFSKAKQMVGKKEGARERLDELVIEIQKLEATRYSEKQSKPALVDLMKKADARGRKLHLDSGALAYCGKSGADNLALLRQAKAWDYWLHLKDYPGAHAIIHRQRDQEITTAEVQEVAAWVARESLSSKSLMVGQKVAVVIVECRFVRPIKGDKLGRVTYHSEKSFHLTLN from the coding sequence ATGAAGGCCCTGACTCAGCAAGAACTCCAGCATTTTGTCTCTTACTTTGCTCCAATTTTGGACGGCGCCCAGTTGCAGGACGTGCTTGCCAATGACCGAGGTCTGGCTTTGGGTTTTCACCTGCGCGGGACCATGTATTGGATGATACTGGACCTTGTGCCAAACACGCCGATGCTGCTGCTTTTCGAGGATCAGTGTCCGTTTAAAAAAGGCCCGAAAACCAAGCCGGTCAGTCTTTTCCTGAACTCCCACGGGCGCAATTTGTATGTCACTTCCATGACGGTGCAAGAGGCCTTCGGCCGCGTGGTCAGCCTGCAACTGAAGAATGCCTCGATGGACTGCGAACTTGAAATTCGCCTGATCCCGAAACAGTGCAATCTGATCGTTAAAGCGCACGGCAAACAAGTGGCCTGGGATCGCCCGTTGGATTTGTCACAGGCACCGGTCGTGGAAAATCCGCCCGAGCCCCGTGATCTGACCGCCATCCACGAAGAATGGCTGGCAGAACAATCCGGTGGCAAAAAGCCAACGAATCTGGATCCCGTTGCCCAATGGGAAAAGCAGAAACAAAAGGATCTGGAAAAAAAGCGCAAAGCTTTAAGTGAAATCCAAAAGCAGATCGAAAGTGATCGCGAGCTTTTGTGGTACGAAGCCGGTCAGTATTTGAAAACCCACGGGACACTGGATGTGCCCGAGGATCTGCAATCTTGTGTGGATCGCAAGCAGTCTTTAAGCTGGAACATCGAGCACTGTTTTTCCAAGGCCAAACAAATGGTCGGGAAAAAAGAAGGTGCTCGCGAACGTTTGGATGAGCTTGTGATTGAAATCCAGAAGCTCGAGGCCACGCGCTATTCAGAAAAACAAAGCAAGCCCGCTTTGGTGGATCTGATGAAAAAAGCCGATGCCCGGGGACGCAAACTGCATCTGGATTCAGGTGCTTTGGCCTATTGCGGGAAGTCGGGTGCAGACAATCTGGCACTGCTTCGTCAGGCCAAAGCGTGGGATTACTGGCTGCATCTGAAGGACTATCCGGGGGCGCATGCTATCATCCATCGCCAGCGCGATCAGGAAATTACCACAGCCGAAGTGCAGGAGGTTGCCGCCTGGGTGGCCCGCGAATCCCTGTCGTCTAAATCCCTGATGGTGGGGCAGAAAGTGGCGGTGGTGATCGTCGAATGCCGCTTCGTTCGTCCGATCAAGGGCGATAAATTGGGACGCGTCACCTATCACTCGGAAAAATCGTTCCATCTGACCCTGAATTAA
- a CDS encoding ABC transporter permease: MNPTMVIFKKELKGFYFNSTFWVICFLMSLVFSWVYPIQLNLFSQLLMNYVMQQGVPQNQLNIHYGVFLRQLSYLNLLLIFVVPALTMKLFAEEKKLRTFDLLLTSPVTSLQIVMGKYLAALGAVGGLVMLALLYPVATSTLATVNWGPLIVAFLGIFLVGAVYAAMNLFASSLTENSIVAYVASVIFNVSIWFVGIGTEVMDSEAARKVFEHVSLSSHLSSLVEGTVRSNALVFFFSIIVLFCFLAERVVESSRWR; the protein is encoded by the coding sequence ATGAATCCAACAATGGTGATCTTTAAGAAAGAACTTAAAGGCTTTTATTTTAACTCGACGTTCTGGGTGATCTGCTTCCTGATGAGCCTGGTGTTCAGCTGGGTGTATCCAATTCAATTGAATTTGTTTTCGCAGCTTTTGATGAACTACGTGATGCAACAAGGGGTTCCCCAGAACCAGTTGAACATTCATTACGGGGTTTTCCTGCGTCAGCTGTCGTACCTGAATCTGCTTTTGATTTTTGTGGTTCCGGCTTTGACGATGAAACTGTTTGCGGAAGAAAAGAAGCTGCGCACATTTGATCTGCTTCTGACTTCACCAGTGACATCCCTGCAGATCGTGATGGGTAAGTACCTGGCGGCCTTGGGTGCCGTGGGTGGTCTGGTGATGCTGGCATTGTTGTACCCGGTGGCGACCTCCACTTTGGCGACCGTGAACTGGGGCCCGCTGATTGTGGCCTTCCTGGGGATCTTCCTGGTGGGAGCGGTGTATGCAGCGATGAATCTGTTTGCGTCTTCACTGACTGAAAACAGCATCGTGGCCTATGTGGCGTCGGTGATTTTCAACGTGTCCATCTGGTTTGTCGGTATCGGCACGGAAGTGATGGACAGCGAAGCGGCTCGCAAGGTCTTTGAGCATGTTTCCCTGAGCAGTCATCTTTCCAGTCTGGTGGAAGGCACTGTGCGCTCGAATGCGCTGGTGTTTTTCTTCAGTATTATTGTCCTGTTCTGTTTCCTGGCAGAGCGTGTTGTTGAATCCTCACGTTGGAGATAA
- a CDS encoding class I SAM-dependent methyltransferase, translating into MADFPYLHGFTKEEQDRLRKQARFGEHTVYQNINLSNVKDLLEVGCGVGAQSEIILRRFPDLKLTGIDRSTKQLSAAKHRLSHLPFAEQRFDLKEMDATAMDFSSNSFDGAFLCWILEHVPDPIRVLSEVRRVLRPGSVVYATEVMNASFFLDPYSPNVWKYWMAFNEYQLKQKGDPFVGAKLGNFFMQLGYHDIHTEIKTWFLDNRYPQARKDCIEYWSELLLSASDQLVEAKCISQEVVDGVKEEMARVASDPNAVFFYSFVQARART; encoded by the coding sequence ATGGCTGATTTTCCTTATTTGCATGGGTTCACCAAAGAAGAACAAGATCGTTTGCGCAAACAGGCGCGCTTCGGTGAACACACGGTTTATCAAAATATCAATCTATCCAACGTGAAAGATCTGCTGGAAGTCGGCTGCGGGGTTGGCGCGCAAAGTGAAATTATTTTGCGGCGTTTTCCAGACTTGAAGCTGACGGGCATTGATCGCAGCACGAAACAGCTTTCTGCCGCTAAACACCGTTTAAGTCATCTGCCCTTTGCCGAGCAGCGCTTTGATCTGAAGGAAATGGACGCCACGGCGATGGATTTTTCCTCGAATTCTTTCGACGGCGCTTTCTTGTGCTGGATCCTGGAACATGTGCCGGATCCGATCCGGGTATTGTCAGAAGTGCGCCGGGTGCTTCGTCCGGGCTCTGTGGTCTATGCCACTGAAGTGATGAACGCTTCGTTCTTCCTGGATCCGTATTCACCGAATGTCTGGAAGTACTGGATGGCGTTCAATGAATATCAGCTGAAGCAAAAGGGTGATCCGTTTGTCGGGGCGAAGCTTGGGAATTTCTTTATGCAGCTGGGATATCATGACATTCACACCGAAATCAAAACCTGGTTCCTGGACAATCGTTATCCGCAAGCGCGCAAAGACTGCATTGAATACTGGAGTGAGCTGTTACTAAGCGCCAGCGATCAGCTGGTGGAAGCTAAATGCATTTCCCAGGAAGTGGTTGACGGGGTGAAGGAAGAAATGGCCCGGGTTGCAAGTGATCCGAATGCCGTGTTCTTTTATTCCTTCGTTCAGGCACGAGCTCGGACCTAG
- a CDS encoding RsmB/NOP family class I SAM-dependent RNA methyltransferase, protein MNTDHPFYRHFEKVYGSRWAGLFAALQTREQQVARVNAWSPSDKSTKSWSQFPEKPELPGCHWLTPAHGSQPERNSDELLDIYIMDPASVMVARALDVQPGDRLLDMCAAPGGKSLVMIESFGDEGEIFCNDLSPERRERLKKVIQQYVPREVRNRVWVTGKDGVQFGLKEPGSFDRVLLDAPCSGERHILENQAAQDEWSPRRTEHLAARQYSLLAAAFLAVKAGGRIVYSTCSISPAENDDVVRKLLKKKKSAVKLLEAPLGVGGERTEMGVAYMPDQCGFGPLYFAVIEKVEE, encoded by the coding sequence ATGAACACCGATCATCCCTTTTATCGTCATTTTGAAAAAGTCTATGGCTCCCGCTGGGCAGGCCTCTTCGCCGCCCTGCAAACCCGCGAGCAGCAAGTTGCCCGGGTGAACGCATGGAGCCCCTCCGATAAAAGCACCAAATCCTGGTCTCAGTTCCCGGAAAAGCCCGAGCTTCCTGGTTGTCATTGGTTGACGCCGGCTCATGGTAGCCAGCCCGAGCGCAATTCTGATGAGCTGCTGGATATCTATATCATGGATCCAGCCAGCGTTATGGTGGCGAGGGCTTTGGATGTGCAGCCGGGTGATCGCCTTTTGGATATGTGTGCCGCTCCGGGTGGGAAAAGCCTGGTGATGATCGAGTCTTTCGGGGACGAGGGCGAGATCTTCTGCAATGATCTTTCACCGGAACGTCGCGAACGTTTGAAAAAGGTGATTCAGCAGTATGTGCCGCGCGAAGTGCGTAACCGCGTGTGGGTGACCGGTAAAGACGGCGTGCAGTTTGGTTTGAAAGAACCGGGCAGCTTTGACCGTGTTCTGCTGGATGCCCCTTGTTCTGGTGAACGCCATATTCTTGAAAATCAGGCAGCCCAGGATGAATGGAGCCCGCGTCGCACCGAGCATTTGGCGGCAAGGCAGTATTCATTGTTGGCGGCAGCCTTCCTGGCAGTGAAGGCCGGGGGGCGCATCGTTTATTCCACATGCTCTATCAGTCCGGCGGAAAATGACGACGTGGTTCGCAAACTTTTGAAAAAGAAGAAATCAGCGGTGAAATTACTGGAAGCACCATTGGGTGTGGGCGGGGAACGAACCGAAATGGGCGTGGCTTACATGCCGGATCAGTGCGGTTTTGGCCCTTTGTATTTTGCCGTGATCGAAAAGGTCGAAGAATAA
- a CDS encoding magnesium transporter CorA family protein codes for MKRFEHQWQDYKWVDCEAPSQEDLRQLAEEFPIPLQALTTCLDPEHLPMCTFFEKVCFFILRHHDAQAKPKAGTMQELTTKVIFFVGQDFLLTIHRAPLECISIKKDKVAFEQIPLYTLVKSLCVQTVKSFDAPLDVLDSKTDVIEERVFALKRRTILREGYHIKRKAASYRKIFKFTADVFNKIHHHENIPLKDVQQVREPLDKVAFYADDIYEEITGLLNLHLSLMSQKTNEASFRTNEVMRVLTVLSLFFLPLNFIAGVYGMNFENMPELKEPNGYYATLTFMVMVVVGITWWIYKKGWLKKEEL; via the coding sequence ATGAAACGATTCGAACATCAATGGCAAGACTATAAGTGGGTCGATTGTGAAGCTCCTTCGCAGGAGGATCTGCGTCAGCTGGCCGAGGAATTTCCCATTCCCCTGCAGGCCTTGACGACGTGTCTTGATCCCGAACATTTGCCGATGTGCACGTTCTTTGAAAAAGTATGCTTTTTCATTCTGCGCCACCATGATGCGCAGGCAAAACCCAAAGCCGGCACCATGCAGGAACTGACCACCAAGGTCATCTTCTTTGTCGGTCAGGACTTTTTGCTGACAATTCACCGCGCACCGCTGGAATGCATTTCCATCAAAAAAGACAAAGTCGCTTTTGAACAGATTCCGCTGTATACCCTGGTGAAATCCCTGTGTGTGCAGACGGTGAAAAGTTTTGATGCGCCCCTGGATGTGCTGGATTCCAAAACCGATGTGATTGAAGAGCGCGTGTTTGCACTTAAACGCCGCACGATCCTGCGTGAAGGTTATCACATCAAACGAAAAGCCGCGTCTTATCGCAAGATTTTCAAATTCACCGCAGATGTCTTTAACAAAATTCATCATCACGAAAACATTCCCCTGAAAGACGTGCAGCAGGTGCGTGAACCTTTGGATAAAGTGGCCTTTTATGCCGATGATATCTATGAAGAAATCACTGGTCTTTTGAATCTGCATCTGTCCTTGATGTCACAAAAAACCAATGAAGCGTCTTTCCGCACCAATGAAGTGATGCGGGTTTTGACCGTGCTTTCCTTGTTCTTCTTGCCTTTGAATTTCATCGCCGGAGTTTACGGGATGAACTTTGAAAATATGCCCGAACTGAAAGAGCCGAACGGCTACTACGCCACCTTAACGTTTATGGTGATGGTCGTTGTCGGCATCACCTGGTGGATCTATAAAAAAGGCTGGCTGAAAAAAGAAGAACTGTAA
- a CDS encoding DNA-dependent DNA polymerase: MNTDMLLKIVETQLQETQNMREKTPDFIRKVVHLYTLQLMKTGTIPLEFMEDVLTDIEAEAIEIYRKKTYGFLTLEEYRKHKFRQKDDN; encoded by the coding sequence ATGAACACAGATATGCTGCTAAAAATCGTAGAAACACAGCTTCAAGAAACCCAAAACATGCGCGAAAAGACGCCGGACTTTATCCGCAAGGTCGTGCATCTGTACACGCTGCAATTGATGAAAACCGGCACCATTCCACTGGAATTCATGGAAGACGTGCTGACAGACATTGAAGCGGAGGCGATTGAAATCTATCGCAAGAAAACCTACGGCTTTTTGACTTTGGAAGAATACCGCAAGCATAAATTCCGTCAAAAAGACGACAACTAG